The Coffea arabica cultivar ET-39 chromosome 9e, Coffea Arabica ET-39 HiFi, whole genome shotgun sequence genome has a window encoding:
- the LOC113709724 gene encoding ATP synthase gamma chain, chloroplastic-like, with protein MSCSNLTMWVSSKTSLSDSTALSFRSSITPVQLPSNNSTTANPSRPSSVTPIHCGLRELRDRIGTVKNTQKITEAMKLVAAAKVRRAQEAVVNARPFSESLVEVLYNINEQLQTDDIDVPLTKVRPVKKVGLVVVTGDRGLCGGFNNAIIKKAEARIAELKGLGLDYTIISVGKKGNAYFIRRPYIPVDRFLDGTSLPTAKEAQAIADDVFSLFISEEVDKVELLYTKFVSLVKAEPVIHTLLPLSPKGEICDINGNCVDAAEDEFFRLTTKEGKLTVERDIMRTKTAEFSAILQFEQDPVQILDALLPLYLNSQILRSLQESLASELAARMTAMSNATDNASELKKSLSIAYNRERQAKITGEILEIVAGAKALT; from the coding sequence ATGTCTTGCTCAAATTTAACCATGTGGGTTTCCTCAAAAACTTCTCTTTCTGATTCAACTGCGCTTTCTTTTCGCTCTTCAATCACCCCTGTTCAGCTCCCTAGCAACAACTCAACCACTGCCAACCCCTCAAGGCCATCATCAGTAACTCCAATTCATTGTGGACTTCGCGAGCTTCGTGATCGTATTGGTACTGTGAAGAACACACAGAAAATCACGGAGGCCATGAAGCTTGTGGCTGCTGCTAAAGTGAGAAGAGCTCAAGAAGCTGTGGTCAATGCCAGGCCATTTTCAGAATCTCTAGTCGAAGTTCTTTACAACATTAATGAGCAGCTCCAAACTGACGACATTGATGTTCCTCTCACCAAAGTTAGGCCTGTTAAGAAGGTTGGTCTTGTAGTCGTTACCGGTGATCGTGGACTTTGTGGTGGTTTTAACAATGCAATTATTAAAAAGGCGGAGGCTAGGATAGCAGAATTGAAGGGACTTGGCCTTGATTACACTATAATCAGTGTGGGGAAAAAGGGTAACGCATATTTTATCCGCAGGCCTTATATTCCGGTAGACAGATTTCTTGATGGTACTTCTCTTCCCACTGCTAAAGAAGCTCAAGCAATTGCAGATGATGTCTTCTCCCTTTTCATAAGTGAAGAGGTGGATAAGGTAGAGCTTTTGTACACTAAGTTCGTTTCATTAGTGAAGGCCGAACCAGTGATTCACACTCTGCTTCCGTTGTCTCCAAAAGGAGAGATCTGTGACATAAATGGGAACTGTGTTGATGCAGCCGAGGATGAGTTCTTCAGATTGACAACCAAGGAAGGCAAATTGACAGTGGAAAGAGACATTATGAGGACTAAAACAGCAGAGTTTTCGGCGATCTTGCAATTTGAGCAGGACCCTGTTCAGATCCTTGATGCCTTACTCCCTCTTTACTTAAATAGTCAAATTTTGAGGTCATTGCAGGAGTCACTGGCTAGTGAGCTTGCTGCTAGGATGACTGCAATGAGCAATGCGACTGACAATGCTAGTGAATTGAAGAAATCCCTGTCTATAGCCTACAACAGAGAGCGTCAGGCCAAGATTACAGGAGAGATATTGGAAATTGTTGCTGGAGCCAAAGCTTTGACTTGA
- the LOC113709723 gene encoding uncharacterized protein isoform X2, producing the protein MKELMMARGCSPLTVLEILLNSYDSVFSSSAVFEALVGVCTQIGSTKGAYEVINKLRVEGFWLSIHAWNNFLSHLLKLDKVAQFWMVYKEIISYGYYENVNTFNLIIYAFCKESKFFEAISVFYKMLKNGIMPTVVALNMLIDGACGMGDLNVALKLVRKIGTMSKGCVTPDSVTYNTLINGFCKLGSVARAEDFLDEMLKMGIKPNVRTYATLVNGYCRNGCLEEAFRLCNVMVEKGLMPNAVVYNSVIHWLYMEGDVNGASILLCDMIKRNICPDKFTYSILANGLCMNGHMSEAVKYYKWILEMKLVEDVCPANILINYLCRTKNVSGAKQLLCNMFVRGLIPDLVTYGSLIDWYCKEGNMENALRIYDDMVKVEKNPNLVIYNSILDGFCKDQSVNAGKLLLDALKQADYFDIVTFNTLLNGYCISGNMDNAFQLLVGMKKVGISFNRVTYNILINFLCKFGLIEQAKELVDMMLARGINPDSVTYTTLIMSGIKNCEAEEVVELHDYMVLKGVIPDSHAYQAIVHPLTAGVYSDST; encoded by the coding sequence ATGAAAGAATTGATGATGGCTAGGGGATGCTCGCCCTTAACTGTTCTGGAGATATTGCTTAACAGCTATGACTCGGTTTTTTCAAGTAGTGCAGTTTTTGAAGCACTTGTGGGGGTGTGTACTCAAATTGGCTCAACCAAGGGTGCTTATGAGGTCATCAATAAATTGAGAGTGGAGGGCTTTTGGCTTTCTATTCATGCATGGAATAACTTTTTAAGTCATCTGCTGAAATTAGATAAGGTAGCTCAGTTTTGGATGGTATACAAGGAAATCATTTCATATGGGTATTATGAGAATGTGAATACTTTTAACTTGATTATATATGCTTTTTGCAAGGAAAGTAAATTCTTTGAAGCCATCTCAGTTTTCTATAAGATGTTGAAAAATGGGATTATGCCAACTGTTGTTGCTCTCAACATGCTTATTGATGGTGCTTGTGGTATGGGTGACCTCAATGTGGCATTGAAACTTGTCAGAAAGATAGGAACCATGTCAAAGGGTTGTGTGACCCCTGATTCAGTTACTTATAATACTCTCATCAATGGATTTTGTAAGTTGGGGAGTGTGGCAAGAGCAGAGGACTTTCTTGATGAAATGCTCAAGATGGGTATCAAGCCCAATGTAAGAACTTATGCAACACTGGTTAATGGATATTGTAGAAATGGGTGTTTGGAGGAGGCATTCAGGTTGTGCAATGTTATGGTTGAAAAGGGTTTGATGCCTAATGCAGTTGTTTATAATTCAGTTATTCATTGGCTGTACATGGAAGGGGATGTGAATGGAGCTTCAATATTATTGTGTGACATGATCAAGAGGAATATATGCCCAGACAAATTTACCTATTCCATTCTTGCAAATGGACTCTGTATGAATGGCCATATGAGTGAAGCTGTTAAGTATTATAAGTGGATATTAGAAATGAAGCTTGTTGAAGATGTTTGTCCTGCCAATATACTTATCAATTATCTTTGCAGAACTAAAAATGTATCAGGGGCTAAGCAACTTTTGTGCAATATGTTTGTCCGTGGACTAATTCCAGACCTGGTCACTTATGGTTCATTGATTGATTGGTATTGCAAGGAAGGAAACATGGAAAATGCCTTGAGAATTTATGATGATATGGTAAAGGTGGAGAAAAATCCCAATTTGGTGATCTATAATTCTATATTAGATGGTTTTTGCAAAGACCAATCTGTAAATGCAGGGAAACTATTGCTAGATGCACTAAAACAAGCAGATTATTTTGATATTGTAACATTTAACACTTTGTTGAATGGATATTGCATTAGCGGCAATATGGATAATGCATTTCAGTTACTTGTGGGTATGAAGAAGGTTGGAATTTCTTTCAACAGAGTCACTTACAATATATTGATCAACTTCTTGTGTAAGTTTGGGTTGATTGAGCAGGCAAAGGAACTTGTGGATATGATGCTTGCTCGGGGCATAAATCCTGATTCTGTTACATATACGACTCTTATTATGAGCGGGATCAAGAACTGTGAAGCTGAGGAAGTTGTTGAATTACATGACTACATGGTGCTTAAAGGAGTAATTCCTGATAGTCACGCATACCAAGCCATTGTTCATCCACTCACAGCAGGGGTATATTCAGATTCCACTTGA
- the LOC113709723 gene encoding uncharacterized protein isoform X1, with translation MFLGLFSPKRQCLFIRGFHLAKQFANPSAEDIIFKAICVNLRQKKWNLLDKMLPSLTSSVVSRVFHEFQRSPPVVLEFYNRIGGYKFILDSSSCCGIVIHVMVNCRKYDDALFLMKELMMARGCSPLTVLEILLNSYDSVFSSSAVFEALVGVCTQIGSTKGAYEVINKLRVEGFWLSIHAWNNFLSHLLKLDKVAQFWMVYKEIISYGYYENVNTFNLIIYAFCKESKFFEAISVFYKMLKNGIMPTVVALNMLIDGACGMGDLNVALKLVRKIGTMSKGCVTPDSVTYNTLINGFCKLGSVARAEDFLDEMLKMGIKPNVRTYATLVNGYCRNGCLEEAFRLCNVMVEKGLMPNAVVYNSVIHWLYMEGDVNGASILLCDMIKRNICPDKFTYSILANGLCMNGHMSEAVKYYKWILEMKLVEDVCPANILINYLCRTKNVSGAKQLLCNMFVRGLIPDLVTYGSLIDWYCKEGNMENALRIYDDMVKVEKNPNLVIYNSILDGFCKDQSVNAGKLLLDALKQADYFDIVTFNTLLNGYCISGNMDNAFQLLVGMKKVGISFNRVTYNILINFLCKFGLIEQAKELVDMMLARGINPDSVTYTTLIMSGIKNCEAEEVVELHDYMVLKGVIPDSHAYQAIVHPLTAGVYSDST, from the coding sequence ATGTTTTTAGGCTTGTTTTCACCAAAAAGACAATGTCTTTTTATCAGAGGCTTTCATTTGGCTAAACAGTTTGCCAACCCAAGTGCTGAAGATATTATTTTTAAGGCAATTTGTGTGAACTTAAGGCAAAAGAAATGGAATTTACTGGACAAAATGTTGCCAAGCCTAACAAGTTCTGTTGTTTCTCGTGTCTTCCACGAGTTTCAAAGATCCCCACCGGTAGTTTTAGAGTTCTACAACAGGATTGGAGGGTACAAATTTATATTGGATTCTTCAAGTTGTTGTGGTATAGTCATTCATGTCATGGTGAACTGCAGAAAGTATGATGATGCACTGTTTTTGATGAAAGAATTGATGATGGCTAGGGGATGCTCGCCCTTAACTGTTCTGGAGATATTGCTTAACAGCTATGACTCGGTTTTTTCAAGTAGTGCAGTTTTTGAAGCACTTGTGGGGGTGTGTACTCAAATTGGCTCAACCAAGGGTGCTTATGAGGTCATCAATAAATTGAGAGTGGAGGGCTTTTGGCTTTCTATTCATGCATGGAATAACTTTTTAAGTCATCTGCTGAAATTAGATAAGGTAGCTCAGTTTTGGATGGTATACAAGGAAATCATTTCATATGGGTATTATGAGAATGTGAATACTTTTAACTTGATTATATATGCTTTTTGCAAGGAAAGTAAATTCTTTGAAGCCATCTCAGTTTTCTATAAGATGTTGAAAAATGGGATTATGCCAACTGTTGTTGCTCTCAACATGCTTATTGATGGTGCTTGTGGTATGGGTGACCTCAATGTGGCATTGAAACTTGTCAGAAAGATAGGAACCATGTCAAAGGGTTGTGTGACCCCTGATTCAGTTACTTATAATACTCTCATCAATGGATTTTGTAAGTTGGGGAGTGTGGCAAGAGCAGAGGACTTTCTTGATGAAATGCTCAAGATGGGTATCAAGCCCAATGTAAGAACTTATGCAACACTGGTTAATGGATATTGTAGAAATGGGTGTTTGGAGGAGGCATTCAGGTTGTGCAATGTTATGGTTGAAAAGGGTTTGATGCCTAATGCAGTTGTTTATAATTCAGTTATTCATTGGCTGTACATGGAAGGGGATGTGAATGGAGCTTCAATATTATTGTGTGACATGATCAAGAGGAATATATGCCCAGACAAATTTACCTATTCCATTCTTGCAAATGGACTCTGTATGAATGGCCATATGAGTGAAGCTGTTAAGTATTATAAGTGGATATTAGAAATGAAGCTTGTTGAAGATGTTTGTCCTGCCAATATACTTATCAATTATCTTTGCAGAACTAAAAATGTATCAGGGGCTAAGCAACTTTTGTGCAATATGTTTGTCCGTGGACTAATTCCAGACCTGGTCACTTATGGTTCATTGATTGATTGGTATTGCAAGGAAGGAAACATGGAAAATGCCTTGAGAATTTATGATGATATGGTAAAGGTGGAGAAAAATCCCAATTTGGTGATCTATAATTCTATATTAGATGGTTTTTGCAAAGACCAATCTGTAAATGCAGGGAAACTATTGCTAGATGCACTAAAACAAGCAGATTATTTTGATATTGTAACATTTAACACTTTGTTGAATGGATATTGCATTAGCGGCAATATGGATAATGCATTTCAGTTACTTGTGGGTATGAAGAAGGTTGGAATTTCTTTCAACAGAGTCACTTACAATATATTGATCAACTTCTTGTGTAAGTTTGGGTTGATTGAGCAGGCAAAGGAACTTGTGGATATGATGCTTGCTCGGGGCATAAATCCTGATTCTGTTACATATACGACTCTTATTATGAGCGGGATCAAGAACTGTGAAGCTGAGGAAGTTGTTGAATTACATGACTACATGGTGCTTAAAGGAGTAATTCCTGATAGTCACGCATACCAAGCCATTGTTCATCCACTCACAGCAGGGGTATATTCAGATTCCACTTGA